TTATAGAATCTCACACTCTCTTTTGACGCTATTTTCACAACAACTCCTGACCAAATTTGTTTCGCGCCTTTCTTGTTCTTCCATGATACTTCCACTTCATTGCCCTCTTCAAAACTTTGCCTTAAAATGCATTTACTCTGGGGCACTATAATTAAACTTTTATCCCCATCAAAGTACGTAATTATGCACCCCTACATCATAAGCCATTATAATACAACTGAACTGATCGAAATGACTCAGTGCTCTACGGAGCTTCTACGGCAAGGTTGTGAACCTAATTGTGATCGAATAAATTCAAATTGAACTTTACTTGTGCAATCAGCTTTCGGCATTCCATGTAATAGTGCAGTTAGCCTTGCCTCTGATAACAAACATACTCTTACTCAGGGATGACCTTGGTTTGACCTACAGTTGCTTGTGGAAACAACATGACAGATCTTAGAGACACAAACTCGCGCCTTTATATCGCGTTCAACACAGTCTTTTACGTTCCGGGGGGTACTCGCTACAATTGCCTAGACGGGAAGGCTCAGCCCAAACGGGGCGCCTTTTTAGGTTTCAGGTATTAAGAGAGAGAGAGGCATATAAAAGGGAAGGGATTTCACAAGTTGAAGCATATAAAAGGGGTAGGGAAATCGGTCATTTAGTTATTTAAAATAGGTCTTTGTTTGCATCCAATTTGTTTGTCACCTGCAAAAACCACTTGATCGGCGTCTCACGCTAGTGAACAACTGTACATGTTTTGTGTTTACAATGGATTATGGAATGAACTTATATAAATTGGCAAAATGCGGTATTACGAAGTATTGTATCAAAACAGTAGGTATCCACTGTTTCAAACGTTGTGTCACCCTCACGAGAGCTTGTTTCGGTCAACTGCGATACGAATTTAATTAATACACTGCGAGTAAGTTTATCAGGTTCTCTTAGCATTCTCAGGCTAAATAATTTGGTTAAGCCAGTTATCCGCAAAGAACATAAACATTTCAGGCGTTTTCAGGCTAATAttaaggcaccaatgtgacgctggaattgccaaacagtgcagctagatgatcagccacagttcctCTTTCTAAACCTTCTCATTtgacggagaaaacctttttaataagtaacgatttcattctcacagcgccgtgacatGCAACGTATTTGAATGActgaaaagagattgatttgttccgttcattgctttagtttcgtgctttcaactgtgaataattaacattccagtcgagtgtgtcaagcttcgtaatctttgtatttgtcctaacgaaaagaaaactatatctTTTTCATTGTGAAagcttgagtgttttaactcaaatttgcataatttgaTATTCgattaagagacgtggtatcggggtcagacagcgcaacattcacacgcatttcagcaatttgagagagacatctcctcaagtaaaTTATAACAGGGGTATAAAAGTTGCTGGCTCGAGCAAACAAGCTACCGTAGaagattctggagtgactcttcaaaatagAGTGGACGACGTTGAAGAACACCTGatgtcacttgttgctgtcaacatcaaatacaacgtccaaacaaagaacctcacagaaattggccttttttgactcaaccacctttgtaactttgagttccagttccactcttcaaagtacacttgaccacgttcaagacatgaagaataaaattacgcttcaaggtcaacatcaactacgatgtccaaacaacatcgcacaATTGTTTTCgttcgcttaaaaaaatcatcgttataaaacatgttgtcgttgtaaacaaacgtattcagcagaataatatttcattgttagaactttaattgtttttcccaaaaatatttcaagcgtTCAGTTAAAATCCTACAAGTGTTCAGATTAtaacactgttgatgagtctcctaataaatcctcgttttcgtttccttgtgttgctacccgtagttacaaatacaggggagggaatttgttaatcctttcactccaacaagaTCCCCTTTTCACGAGTCTTGACCaaagtgaaacctgtaactagcgctctaattccttcctttcagtcattatttgtcgacgtagtacaagtaacacttccgtgctagcagaggctcttttccttgcttttcctggtgtttagagcctctgctagcaaggaaaagtaacaccgtttgtcatgctgtattgagtcaacgttaaatttctattttccacgtataaccaaagtgactgtgtgtacccattcatcaaccaatgcatcccacgttaacgcctccaggcGACTTGTTTTTATGCAATTCTGAGAGAAGTGAGACGTCTTCAAAGATCTTTTCTGGTGTTTAAAACCTctaaaatgcctccaagacgctgTGTAGTGCAATATATACTGCAGCCGAGTCTCCGATAAAGAATTAAGCATTTCAATGCATACTTCTCCGTCAAGCGGTAACATCGGTacgaagtggaaaagatttgtctcTCAACACCGAAAAGACTTCAACCCTACCGGTCCGTTTGGGATATGCTCGCTGCATTTCGAAACTGCTTGTTTTACCCGTGCAGTCCATGTAAAGGGAACCGAAAGACGAATAAAGCAAGGATCAGTTCCAACCATTTGGAAGGTAACCTCGGGTTCTATAAGCGAGCGAAGTCGAAGGCGAGTGAGCAAGTTCCCAGTATTTGTAAATAAGGCGATGTTTATTCATTGACACACAcagttactttcaagtctttgtcacagttaatctacgtatatttttgttagttactgttggtttaacaatactttagtgacatttgaatttctgtagtaGTCTCTTCAATCGACTGGAAATCATTCGTATTATTGTGAGACTTATGAACCTTTGTGAATGATCGCGTTTGTCGAGGTATTATCgtggtctcaccactgcaaagtCAACGCTCTCTTTGCTAACTCTTATTTGTCTCAGCTCGTATGAACAAGGAAAACGATTCGTTTCAATAAAGATTACTGGGACCagaatttgcagagaaaatagtATCTAAAAAAATTTTCTTGACGCCTTCAGTGTTGTCTGCAAGCTCCATTACCTCGCCACAACGATCGATTTCTTGGCAACATTGGCATTCTTCTGCTTTAGTTGCCAAGGCCACAGAACGATTGGAACAGAAGCACCTGATCCCcaaaaaagtaagataaaacACGCGAGCCCGATACTTAGTGAAACTATGGACGGTAAGTGATAAAATATGGCTGAAATCATCTTTCTACGATCATAATAACTTAGGACATGCCGACAAACATCGTGGTACAAAAGGCAGGAAGACTCATTCATGCTGTCCGCACAATACTTCAATAATAGCcagttacttgaataaaaatgcctgAGAATCATAAGCTTTATACCAACGCAAGTTTAAATAACGTACCACGCAGCAAGTTCAACCTCCTGAGTGAATCTTGCCTGATACAGACGTTCTATTTTAGCTTCTTCAGTCATTCTTGCCTTGTGTTCTGCAGCCTCTTCAGGCGTAGCCAACGGCTCTAAATCTTCATCGTAAGGAACTATCCtggaaaattcaacaatttctcgtaaaaactttcctcttcttcgcttccagatgaactagaagaagaatcCGATGATGAAGACATCTGAAAACGCAAGAGTTCACCCTCTCGGCTCtgtgaaatttttcaggttcatgagacaattgcttaaattgtccagcaagtgcgacgatcatatcttcacttgaccACTAAATTCATGTTGGAAAAAtgcgaaaagaaaactaaaaattttcgtcatagtaccactttaaggatATCTTTATTGCCAAAACAAAAGTGACGACATTAGGGCATTTATGTGCCCACAGGAACGCGAACACCACTGACGCAACGCATTTACAGGCACTATATCAACTCTTCATATTAACCGTTTCCACCATCAGCAATCTTATTAACTAGTCCTTTGGTTGAATTTCTTGAAGAGTGCGGTAATTCATTGAAACGCGAAACAGAGCTATTGCGTCGAAACAATAAATTACTTCTAAGACGTCCTCAACTGATTTCAAGCCTAAAGACTCCGCTAAGAGTTTAGCACTCTCTTTAATCTTTTACCCTCAACAACAATAACGTATGGGGATAAGAAAGAAATAGCTTGAACAAACCACGCCCCCAAGGCATGTTTCATATCGTCCttgaagcatattttttttatcaaattgaCCATGATTGCCTTGTTGTTTTCAATCTTTACAGTCTACGAACATTTCTTCGGGTTTTGCCCTATGTCATGCACTGTTGTTCTTCTTGTTATTTCCGCCACTTCACGCATGCGCTGTGGCAACTCTCAATGCTTTAAACAGAAACTAAAGCTTTCGAAAGATTACCAATGTAATCAAGTTGGTTAATGGAAAGAAATTGCAGATATATATATTCGGATAAACGAAAACTGACTATAGAATCTAAATTAAAAACTGCTTACATCAATTGGAAACAGCTCTGTCTTTGCACTATCTCTAAAGTTTTCTTCTTCCGTGAAAGTTTCTTGTTATCGACTACATAGTTCACCGGAGACTTTGACACTCTACGAAACGTAGCCGCTCGGCCGTCTTTCTGAGGTCTAAACTTTCTGTTCTTGCTTGCCATTACCTTTTTCTCGCTCTTGGCTCCGATCCTTTTCCTCTCCTGTAAGCTTAAACCATTCCTTTCCATTTCCTTTAGCCGCTTTCAAGTTGAGATGATCGGAGTTTGAACTTCTGGTTCGCTTCTTCAATGACGTCAGTTTTGTGTTTGCAGAAAGGCTGAGGCTTCCAGCTCTGGATCCGCCGAAGAAAACGTGCCTGAGCCCTGTTCGGTAGTTTTCGCTGAAAGCAAAGCACATGCAAGGATTGAAGGCGCCCCAGGAATGAAACAAGAGTATCTTTATGATAAATGCAAGTGCAGGATACTCTTCAAATCCAGGAGGAGCAtcctttttcaaaatgattGAGATGAGACGGCAAATGACAAAAGGACCAACAGAGATGATAAAACCAGCTAGTATGGCTACTGACAATCTGATTACCCGTCTGTTACCACTGCGGTCAAGAGATTTCTCAGAtactgacattttttttcttttacgttGCCTTAGCTTAAGGGTGACAGCTATGGCACTGTATATAATGGTCAACAAACATGCTGGTATGAAGAAGAAAGCGATGTATACGGCAACGCTATAGTGATTGAAGCTTTCCTGATCCCAATTTAAATAGCAATCACCTTGAAAATAGTACAAGAGAAGATAAAGACCATGGACAGAAAAGGCCACAACCCATGACACGAGGATACAGATAAAACGCACCTTCATCGAGATGAGCTTTATCTGCAAGGGGAAAACAACAGCAATCAATCTATCCAATGAAATCATCAGAAGACTGACGATAGACACATCGAAAGAAGAATCAGCGAGGAAAAAGCAGAGCTTGCAAATGACCCCTGCATGCGACCACGTAAGTTGGTTTAGAAAGGTAccatttgatagagtttttgcaatgaaaaacgGCATGATTGTCAAAGGAGTGAAGAGATCGGAAATGGCCATGTTGAGTACGAAGTAATTAATGGATTTTCGAATTGGCTTGTACTTGAAAAACACCACGATGATTAGAAAATTTCCAATGAGAGCAACAAGGACGCTGATGCAATAGAATGACATCAAAATTGCTTTCTCTTCCTTGCTCATTGCAGTAACTGTTGTAGTAGCTGTCATAGAAGCTGCAGAAGTTTCATTCGAAGAGTTGGTAAAAGATGCTGTACTGGAGTTTCCAGACATGCTTCGTTCCAACGACGACTAGACTAGTCAATTTCTTTCTCGATCCAATGGCGGTGTTGTGCCTTTCTTCAAAGCCTTGTGCtttattttgaagtgatatCTACAGGAAAAAGAAACGTCATTGACTCACTTtattaaaaatgctaatgacCTTTTAATTCTGATAGCTTCTGGTAcgttattagaaaaaaaaagaaaagcaatttgGTCTTCATTTTGGAGAAGACCCAACATGTCaatgtttcagttttattaAACTTAATGAATGTGTTTTAAACCACAACTTGTTAATTTAGAACATAGAGAACATATCTAAAAAATATCATTGATATCGTAATCAATTCCTAACTTTTAGTAAACTATTTTCTCATTTCCCTAGCTGCAAGTTATTTAGTTAACAAGGCTTCCTACAGACTGAGCAACTCGTAGCAAGATGAAGATATCGATTCAGATCGTGGAATCTTTTAGTTTTCGATGTTTTGGTCTCTAGCTTCAATTCCCCCAACAAATTTGTCCAAAAACTAAAGAATAAACGCGACTACCTGATGAAACATTTAAACAGCTGAATTAAGCTACTGTACTCTAGTGTCGTTCCTTAATTTTGAAAGTTTAACCGCGTATGTTTAATTTTGGCACATGAAATACATCTGACAAAAATGACTGAATCAACTTTTAGCGTTCAACTTTATCTTTCGGAAGGAAAACACAGCGAGCTGAATTTTTGCCAACTGTGAACAGTCTTTAACAATTCagtgttatatatatatatatatatatatatatatatatatatatatatatatatatatatatatatatatatatatatatatatatatttgtcaAACGGAAACGGTAGTTAAATAAGCCCCACATAGatatattacaataattttgaGGACGAGAGGGATCTCAAGCAAATCAGTCAACAACTGAAGGTTATATGAAAGACGTATCAATTtattttcagcttaatttttaAATCAAACTTGCATAGCATTCATATCCGTTTTAGGGCAATGTGTTTGCTACTAAAGTTTGAACGCCTTGATAAAAAAAGAAGGTAATACATAAAATGATTACTTTTGAGCCAAGTTATGGTATGGTATCACCCTAGCCCTAACctgtaaccctaaccctaaccctaacgataataataataataataataataataataataataataataataataaatataactagtaataataataataatattaatgatatcCATGGGAGCCCTTGGAAGTGTCACCAAAAGGATTTGATAGGTGGATTGAAAAGCTAGGGGTAACACTCAAAGTTGGAGTAATGCAAAAAGTTGCCTTGTTGGGAACTGCAAGGATATTGAGGAAAGTGTTGGAAATGTGAAGAAGATATAATTCTGTTAGCCTTTGGTCATTTGCTAGGACTCGCCTAACAGAAGAAAACACGGCAATGACAACAGCCAGAGCATGATGTTAAAACTTAATCATAATACATACTACATATACTGTTATAAATATCATCATTATAATAACTGTAAGCTCACCAAAGCCTAGATAAGTATATgacagaaaacaatgaaaggatGCTGTCTGCCGTTAAGGGGGAGGGGGCATGAAATGGAACGCTTAAGGGACCGGTGAGATAAAAAGGCGAAGAACGAGAGAGTGAACGGAGAAGGTGAGGAGTAAAAAGCTAGATGGGCAGTTTCTGAGGGATATGGATGAGAAAGCCAGTGAGAACAGCTGGTTGGTCGTGGCTAAGGAAAGGATATCTGAAGAAAGATACGGCAGGGTTTTTGGTAGCTGCCCAGAGTCAGGGACTGGGAGTCAATGTTATAAAGGCCAAGATCGTTTAGTCACAAGAGACCTTACAGTGTTCTCTGTGCCATCAGAAAAGCGACACGGTTAAGCACGACGTGAGCGAGTGGCCTAAGATCGCTCAAACACAATAAAAACGGTGACATTGTCACGTAGGCCGTACATTAGAACATCTCTCGACATTATGGGTCGAACAGTGGAGGGAAGCCGTTTGAGCACGCCCCGGAGAGTGCTCTAGAGAACGACGAGACTAAAACTCTTTGGGATTTTGCCATTTAGAATGACCGGAAGTTGCTGCATAATAGGTTTCACCTCACCGTGATCGACAACTGAGAGAACAAGAGAATGCCACCTCGTTGACGCTGCTTGTCCTGTTGATAGAAGGATTCCCCTGAAGGAGCGTGAGAAAGAGGAGAAATATATTGACTTGGCCTTTGATATAAAGGAGATTATGGCGATTAGTCTCTAACAACTTACAGAAGTACTTGGAAAGCCTGCGCATTGGTCTAAGCACCCAGACAGTGCAGAAATAGCTACTGTTGGGGTCTGCGGGAATTCTCAGAAGAACGCTATGGCGCTGAGGTGGAGGGGAGGACTTGACGCTCATCAACTTCTTTAagaccaaattttagttttaagtTGTAGTCATGGTTCCTTGATCACTAATCAGCACCTTAGTCTACTTGGTTTGATCGCTAATCAACACCTTAGTTTGCTTGGTCGATAGTTTAGCCTATTGGTTATGCATAATGTTCGTCGTATATATTAATTAACTcatagttttattttcactttacataAGGCTGAAGATGACTGCAAAGTCGAAAATATTAGCTAAGGATTCAGTGAAAAATTAGCCTTCATGTTGGCTCCTTTGGAATAGACAAATTTTAGCGTTTCACCTCCCTACCGACGCGacgccacagtttctttacaaactaaccTCTCATTCCGTTCATATTTTAAATCCAGCTTCCTTAAAACTTCAATTCAATTTATAGAGAACAATACAAACAGTTGGATgattgaaaatattttaagaatCTAGAGTTGTGATCTACTATACACTGACAAACTCAGCCTCGAGTGAACTAAAACATTTTAGGCACATTAATTGACATGACAGCCTAATACGAAACTGTAAAACCATTCAGAACTCCTAGGGCGCTCTGACGACACTAGACTGTTCGTCAACAAGCAGCACATCGCGCGCGCAATAATCTATTGGTGTGAAAAATCGTGTGCTGATTTATTACGATGAATAGAGGGGAAAATTTCAGATACGTGACAAAAAGAGGTACTGGatgccaaaacaaaaatttgttggCACAAGAAAACAGGAGGTTCTTGTCATCGATGCGTTTTTGTACACAACTAAAGTATTTTCCCAAGCAGGTGTTTTCACTACGGAAACTTAAGCAGTAAAAACGAAATAACGAAATGATAATTTTGATATCTTACAATCTCTTGATAATTCTTGATGCGATCACAATTGTAGCTTAGATGTTTTCGCCTTCATCGGTTGAAGCTGCTGTCAACTTTAATAAAATCCAATGAATTGTGAAATGTCTTTCGCGTcagttgttttttaattattcttAATTCACTTCAAAACATGGTCTCAAGTGACAACTGGCGGAAGAAATATTCTTGTTCACTCCATGAATATTTTTTCGCGTGCTATAAATGCATTGGTGATCAACTTGTGTAAACGACAGGTAATAAGCGGCAATTTCAACTTCATTTCAAATTTGAATCATTGCAATTGGAGGTGACCTATACAATGACAAGCTAACGACAAAGCTTTGTGGAATATAGCTTATCACAATTAGAAGTTATTCGTTGGAAATTGTAATAGTTATAGCAAAtgtcaatacaaaagaaaaattgatggAAACGTTTGCTGATTATCATAAACCTTTCTATTCATATTTTAACGATTCTCGAAGTGTTCGGTTTCTGGCTTTTCCGTTCAATTAAGTACTTTCAAACTTTGCGATGGCTTTCGCTGAGCTAAAAGAAAAAGCCCCACTGTAGTGCAAACAGGGTCTTTGGTTGATTCGATCGGAATTAAATGTGGaaatattaagatgatttccgcacaacattcgagcaataatggcaaaaattaagttaccaaaaaatcctcttagcatggtaatattttgaataaaggtaagaagatcctatcgagatttaagctctcaagctgaccccgcgagagaaaattgaacttgaagttatccgtatttcagttaaaaaggacatttcgcgttagttgtaaacacaataacactcacttttagcatcattcttacgaagtttgacattaaatttctcgagaatgcttgtgGATTTCATCGCTGGGTCACTTAGAGatctgaattacaatgagatgttttaaatagcattcaacaagttagcgtgctgtgagtagatttttagtaaataatttttgcaagtaattgctcgaactttgaacggaatccgtcttaattgcTCCGATTGAAAACGAATAATCCGGACCGAAGAATAACTCGTAATAGTATAATAGCAATTTTATTCGATCTGAAATCAATCTAATAACTATAGCGATTCAACTTACTCTTGAAATGCAATCACATAACTAACAGATGGAACTTGAAAAGCGAAATAAATATCCGTGAGAATCAAGACTGGACGTAAGCGAACACAGTCGTGGTTCTTAAAAAGAAGTCAAAATTAAACAGTTCAATCACAATTTTCGGTTTACTTACTTCTATGGCGAGTTTTCTTAAATGTCCTTGAGTACAGCATACATAAATCCGGGCAACAGGTAAGTGGTAAAAACTCTGGTCATTTCAGTACGACTGTCGGCAAGAAACAATTGAAAAACTAAGCTACCCAACTAACTTTGAACAATGCGTACACTGCTGGGGTTTCCTGTTTGTATAACATATTGTTAAACAATTAAACGTAAAttgggtgttacgaaaactaagacctacgaaaactaagacctaagacctaagacctaagacctaagacccggtcttagttttcgtactacgaaaactaagaccctttattaacagaaaaccgtagaaataataattagaaggtaaacacacattaagcagcaacaacgcttagtaATGTGATACATTACACTTCACGCGTTTTTCCCCATTAATGTCTCTGCtagaactactggcccgtcGTATCGTCTCTGTTTCGCTATGTGAACTAATTTGGAATTGAAGTTCTTGAGGGTTttctcgggtaaacttaccacgcatattactctggaacagcaggtataattcgaacgctagccgactttgattttatagtaaggattaagcaacagaataacaaagaacgcgttctgcaaaaacaggaaatattctcttgggttctgtcaataaattgtttatgtctactgtattttggagctgaaatggattctaacagtcgataagccttctctgctggtaaattctcgttaaaaaataagcaggtcttagttttcgtactacgaaaactaagaccccgggtcttagttttcgtactaagtacgaaaactaagaccgggggtcttagttttcgtagtacgaaaactaagaccatCGTACTAAGtacttagttttcgtactaagtacgaaaactaagaccgggggtcttagttttcgtagtacgaaaactaagaccctgactTAGCAAAGAGACCTGCTTATTTTTTAACGAGAATTTAccagcagagaaggcttatcgactgttagaatccatttcagctacaaaatacggtagacataaacaatttattgacagaacccaagagaatatttcctgtttgtgcagaacgcgttctttgttattctgtcacgtaatccttactataaaatcaaagtcggctagcgttcgaattatacctgctgttccagaataatatgcgtggtaagtttacccgaggaaaccctcaagaGTCTTAGTTCCAAATTAGTTCACATAGCGAAACAGAGACGATACGACGGGGCAGTAGTTCTAGCAGAGACAGTAATGGGGAAAAACGCGTGAAGTGTAATGTATCACATtactaagcgttgttgctgcttaatgtgtgttaccttctaattattatttctacggttttctgttaataaagggtcttagttttcgtagtacgaaaactaagaccgggtcttaggtcttaggtcttagttttcgtaggtcttagttttcgtaacacccaaCGTAAATTCCGGTCATACTCGGTATGACCGGAATTTACGTTGAATAATAC
This genomic stretch from Acropora muricata isolate sample 2 chromosome 5, ASM3666990v1, whole genome shotgun sequence harbors:
- the LOC136916847 gene encoding growth hormone secretagogue receptor type 1-like isoform X1 gives rise to the protein MSGNSSTASFTNSSNETSAASMTATTTVTAMSKEEKAILMSFYCISVLVALIGNFLIIVVFFKYKPIRKSINYFVLNMAISDLFTPLTIMPFFIAKTLSNGTFLNQLTWSHAGVICKLCFFLADSSFDVSIVSLLMISLDRLIAVVFPLQIKLISMKVRFICILVSWVVAFSVHGLYLLLYYFQGDCYLNWDQESFNHYSVAVYIAFFFIPACLLTIIYSAIAVTLKLRQRKRKKMSVSEKSLDRSGNRRVIRLSVAILAGFIISVGPFVICRLISIILKKDAPPGFEEYPALAFIIKILLFHSWGAFNPCMCFAFSENYRTGLRHVFFGGSRAGSLSLSANTKLTSLKKRTRSSNSDHLNLKAAKGNGKEWFKLTGEEKDRSQEREKGNGKQEQKV